A region of Vitis riparia cultivar Riparia Gloire de Montpellier isolate 1030 chromosome 1, EGFV_Vit.rip_1.0, whole genome shotgun sequence DNA encodes the following proteins:
- the LOC117920577 gene encoding uncharacterized protein LOC117920577, with product MLEDIGKLPNIKRTLERAISLNEYIYNRSGLLNMMRRFTGQRELLRPAKTRFATAFITLLRLHEQKNNLRKMFTSSDWSDSKRAKEQKGKTIANIVLMPSFWNTIVFCLKVLGPLVRVLRLVDGEKKTPMGYIYEAMNRAKDAIVRSFNGNEEKYKEIFNIIDKRWEIQLHRPLHAARYFLNPEFLYDKPEIEHDAEIMSDLYKCILRLTRDPAKQEKVVAEVSLFTNVQGLFGNELTVRTRKTRAPAEWWAAYEASAPNLQKFAMKVLNLTCSALGCERNWSIFENIHSKRRNRLDHQRLNDLVYIKYNRALKRRYNERNTIDPISLKDIDDSNEWLIGRMEDEDSHGGVQDDFVFDDDNLTWGDVARAAGAEEARFDTRARARASSSIIPPTRGIASSSRTLPSYSLIDEDEDGDMVDSADEEDGEGYKCGDDTVVAMASVLIRDTALPKKGSQLYLKSLVSPLKLT from the exons ATGTTGGAAGATATTGGAAAGCTACCAAACATCAAGAGGACATTGGAGAGGGCTATATCACTAAATGAGTATATTTATAATCGCTCAGGGCTACTCAACATGATGAGGCGGTTTACTGGACAAAGGGAATTGCTTAGGCCTGCTAAGACTCGATTTGCAACTGCTTTCATCACATTATTGCGattgcatgaacaaaaaaacaatttgaggaAGATGTTTACAAGCTCAGATTGGTCAGATAGTAAACGGGCAAAAGAGCAGAAGGGGAAAACTATAGCCAACATAGTTctaatgccttcattttggaacACTATTGTGTTTTGCTTAAAGGTTTTGGGTCCCCTAGTTCGTGTGCTTCGTttggttgatggtgaaaaaaaaactcctatgggatacatctatgaggccatgaatagagctaaggatgcaattgtgagaagttttaatggaaatgaagagaaatacaaagaaatcttcaacATCATTGATAAGAGGTGGGAGATTCAGCTTCATCGGCCTTTGCATGCAGCAAGGTACTTTTTGAACCCGGAATTCTTATATGATAAGCCAGAAATAGAGCATGATGCCGAGATTATGAGTGATTTGTATAAATGCATCTTAAGGCTAACAAGAGACCctgctaagcaagaaaaagttGTGGCCGAAGTGAGTTTGTTCACAAATGTCCAAGGACTATTCGGGAATGAGTTAACTGTTAGGACAAGAAAGACTAGAGCACCag CTGAATGGTGGGCTGCATATGAAGCTTCAGCTCCAAATTTGCAAAAGTTTGCAATGAAAGTCCTCAACTTAACATGCAGTGCATTAGGTTGTGAACGAAAttggagcatctttgaaaat ATTCATAGCAAGAGGAGAAATAGGTTAGATCATCAACGCTTGAATGATTTGGTGTACATCAAGTATAATCGAGCCTTGAAGAGAAGATACAATGAACGTAACACCATTGACccaatttccttgaaagatatagatgatagcaatgaatggttgatagggagaatggaagatgaggattctcatggaggtgtacaagatgattttgtatttgatgatgacaaTTTGACATGGGGTGATGTTGCTAGAGCTGCTGGAGCTGAGGAGGCCAGGTTTGATACTAGAGCTAGAGCTAGAGCAAGCTCAAGCATAATACCACCAACAAGGGGGATAGCTTCAAGTTCTAGAACTTTGCCTTCTTATTCActaatagatgaagatgaagatggagacatggttgattcagcagatgaagaagatggggaaggctacaaatgtggtgatg ATACAGTTGTAGCAATGGCGTCGGTTCTGATCCGGGATACTGCTCTACCCAAAAAGGGCTCTCAGCTCTATCTAAAGTCGTTGGTGTCACCATTAAAATTGACTTAA